Proteins from a single region of Melanotaenia boesemani isolate fMelBoe1 chromosome 3, fMelBoe1.pri, whole genome shotgun sequence:
- the LOC121637377 gene encoding interleukin-17 receptor C-like, translating to MILSGRSIWWVLLTLCLSSWSLEISQHDNTEVNCLQGLSECTVQDVIPITSDTVDVRKINADFRLNCKDRKMCTLCLVIDIELYIPLDEEESHSGADEEDFTEEIRNVKVCYKTAVTVQTCKKVEFTVNRTALNHQNQAKVSLMITPPDGFPYSCRMYVYPPKNISLKQEVDAPSLEDVCSRELMHGHAMCQVPAVRSVINQTSREMELLFGGRNKNPVSLCIQYEKNGTCQSWNRMTIPLDSVAPCMCFQAWDDQSHSRIQYCPFQKTEFPRDLQQNMWKNVSVHVSLSKMNDKSTMLSWNVSAPCRLEGEVWLCYKTNCKRENDFRQQLTRGVWRQNSKGFWEKKGEFQNIDGQFSQCIMVKVKGMEHEFGPICTDDTGRWRWSLLVVGVILLICLTSLVFYFHHDCVKKWAWSWHLGGFVKVGRKGHVVLLSPPDVDDSVSESVCKLGFFLHRKGFSVTVDQWCRKEQCALGPLPWLHSKLLKLNSTDVRVLLVLTPKALDKTANWTHMHRNEGEDSQLLKSPYSDLFTASLFLMETNKQLGKRFVLVRFDSQTKQCHSSNNSLPPLFHGLPLFHLPSQTQSLLTELTVIKTERITGGQDWTGWTGGT from the exons ATGATTCTCTCTGGAAGGTCCATCTGGTGGGTTTTGTTGACTTTATGCCTGTCATCTTGGAGTTTGGAGATTTCTCAGCATGACAACACTGAAGTGAACTGCTTACAG ggCCTTTCTGAATGCACCGTGCAAGATGTTATTCCTATTACAAGTGACACTGTGGATGTTAGGAAGATAAATGCTGATTTCAGGCTGAACTGTAAGGACAGAAAAATGTGCACATTATGTCTAGTGATAGACATAGAACTCTACATACCCCTTGATGAAGAAGAAAGCCACTCTGGggctgatgaagaggatttCACTGAGGAGATAAGAAATGTAAAAG TGTGTTACAAAACAGCAGTCACCGTGCAAACATGCAAGAAGGTGGAGTTTACTGTAAACCGTACAGCTCTTAATCACCAAAACCAGGCCAAG GTGTCCTTGATGATCACTCCCCCAGATGGGTTTCCCTACAGCTGTAGAATGTATGTTTACCCCCCTAAAAACATAAGCCTAAAGCAAGAGGTTGATGCACCTTCTCTAGAAGACG TGTGTTCCCGGGAGCTTATGCATGGACATGCAATGTGTCAGG taCCTGCAGTCAGAAGTGTAATAAATCAAACAAGCAGGGAGATGGAGCTGCTGTTCGGGGGAAGGAATAAGAACCCCGTCTCTTTGTGTATCCAGTATGAGAAGAATGGAACCTGCCAG AGTTGGAACCGAATGACAATCCCACTGGATTCTGTGGCCCCCTGCATGTGTTTCCAG GCATGGGATGACCAAAGCCATAGTCGCATTCAATACTGCCCCTTCCAAAAAACAG AATTTCCACGTGACTTGCAACAAAACATGTGGAAAAACGTGTCCGTTCATGTGAGTCTGAGCAAAATGAACGACAAAAGCACAATGCTGTCATGGAACGTGTCCGCCCCCTGCAGGCTGGAGGGTGAAGTTTGGCTCTGCTACAAAACCAACTGCAAGAGGGAAAATGACTTCAGACAGCAGCTGACCCGTGGTGTATGGAGACAAAACAGCAAGGGATTCTGG GAGAAAAAAGGTGAATTCCAAAACATTGATGGACAATTTTCACAGTGCATAATG GTCAAAGTAAAAGGAATGGAACATGAGTTTGGTCCAATATGTACTGACGACA CTGGTAGATGGCGCTGGAGTCTCCTGGTTGTTGGTGTAATACTGCTTATTTGCTTGACATCGCTCgtgttttatttccatcatgACTGTGTCAAGA AATGGGCATGGAGCTGGCACCTTGGAGGATTTGTAAAGG TTGGCAGAAAAGGCCATGTGGTGCTGCTGAGCCCCCCAGATGTGGATGATAGTGTGTCAGAGTCAGTGTGTAAGCTCGGGTTCTTCCTCCACCGCAAGGGCTTCAGTGTGACTGTGGACCAGTGGTGCAGGAAGGAACAATGCGCTCTGGGGCCTCTGCCATGGCTGCACTCAAAGTTGCTGAAGCTCAACAGTACGGATGTTCGTGTTTTGCTCGTTTTGACCCCCAAAGCGTTGGACAAAACAGCAAACTGGACCCACATGCACAGAAATGAAGGAGAAGACTCCCAGCTGTTAAAGTCTCCTTACTCTGACCTGTTTACTGCCTCCTTGTTCCTCATGGAAACAAACAAGCAGCTGGGCAAACGTTTTGTTCTGGTTAGATTTGACTCCCAAACAAAGCAGTGTCACAGCAGCAACAATAGTTTACCACCGTTGTTTCATGGACTGCCTCTCTTCCACCTCCCCTCTCAGACTCAATCGCTTCTCACTGAGCTGACTGTCATAAAGACGGAGAGGATAACAGGTGGACAGGACTGGACAGGATGGACGGGGGGTACTTGA
- the LOC121636970 gene encoding uncharacterized protein LOC121636970, with translation MVVTKPQGENTDVLHKPKEGERSSQDQQYHIGHGQTMKIPTRSGGYPSHPGLHGFRGLPGPPAPVSHRFVLKTENQSLSLCFDIHGEVLLKLLHDPSKELYVNGKLDSVQNGGFKKIVIHVQTDLLVKVDTNEVTVQEGQAAARTVGEDPVTVGSLTVINHGNKIDIAVGDVRIVILVHGNNNKFLWPVLRQRPSANSTEGILALKPAVYQEVQQVPGTKLRINDQEIHVTRYILYMCNLKLVLDFLSSENTKCNLLLSFRL, from the exons ATGGTGGTCACCAAGCCTCAGGGGGAGAACACAGACGTGCTTCACAAACCTAAGGAGGGGGAAAGATCATCACAAGATCAGCAATATCATATTGGACATGGACAAACAATGAAGATCCCCACACGTTCTG GAGGTTATCCAAGTCATCCAGGTCTTCACGGTTTTCGCGGTCTTCCCGGTCCTCCTG CTCCTGTTTCCCACAGATTTGTGCTGAAAACAGAGAATCAGTCTCTTTCACTTTGCTTTGACATTCATGGAGAGGTCCTCCTTAAACTTCTTCACGATCCCAGCAAAG AGCTGTATGTGAATGGTAAGCTGGATTCAGTACAAAATGGAGGCTTCAAAAAGATTGTCATCCATGTCCAAACTGACCTGCTTGTCAAGGTTGACACAAATGAAGTTACTGTCCAAGAAGGACAGGCAGCTGCACGCACAGTTGGAGAAGATCCCGTCACAGTTGGAAG TTTGACTGTAATCAATCATGGCAATAAAATAGATATTGCAGTCGGAGATGTGCGCATTGTCATCTTAGTTCACGGGAACAACAACAAATTCCTTTGGCCCGTTTTAAGACAGAGGCCATCTGCCAACAGTACTGAAGGAATTTTAG CTTTGAAGCCAGCAGTCTATCAGGAGGTACAACAAGTTCCCGGAACCAAACTGAGGATCAATGATCAAGAAATTCATGTCACGAGGTACATTTTGTACATGTGTAATTTGAAACTTGTTTTGGATTTTCTGAgctcagaaaacacaaaatgtaaCCTCCTCCTTTCCTTTCGTCTGTAG
- the LOC121637378 gene encoding inter-alpha-trypsin inhibitor heavy chain H3-like codes for MERAVVQVILFGLLLAFAAALPNKDDWDIYSFHINSTVASRYATTVITSRVANRMNESKEIEFHVQIPKNAFISKFKMLIDGEVYDGVVKAKEQAQQQYTEAVSRGQSAGIVSSVGRTLEEFKTSVNIAAHKKVTFELTYEELMKRTHGKYELQIHARPMQPVKDFKVDVYIHEKAGISFVDVKGGLSTKALANAITKTKADEQAWVHFYPTVDQQKVCDSCGEHGLNGDLIVVYDVSRDSGLGEIKTSDGYFIHHFAPASLPRISKNVVFVIDQSGSMRGTKMEQTRRALVHILNDLAEEDFFGLITFDSQIFHWKKELVQATSGNLQKAKTFAETIQARGATDINTAVLKGAEMLNAHPREDSASILILLTDGDPTSGETNIESIQSNVRRAIAGKFPLYCLGFGFDVNFEFLEKMSLQNNGVGRRIYEDSDADLQLTGFYEEVATPLLTDVTMIYLGGTNLTQTNFSQYYNGSEIVVAGQITDNNIETFIPQVVAVSRNGKMTFSKTKTSTVTPTGTVSEGLLQRVWAYLTVKQFLEKE; via the exons ATGGAGAGAGCAGTGGTGCAAGTCATCCTCTTTGGCCTGTTGCTGGCTTTTGCTGCCGCTCTGCCAAACAAG gaCGACTGGGACATATACAGCTTTCACATCAACTCTACTGTGGCCAGTCGTTATGCCACCACTGTCATCACAAGCCGTGTGGCCAATCGTATGAATGAGTCAAAGGAAATTGAATTCCATGTCCAGATTCCTAAGAATGCCTTCATCAGTAAATTCAAAAT GCTTATTGATGGTGAAGTGTATGATGGTGTTGTTAAAGCTAAGGAGCAAGCACAGCAGCAGTACACTGAAGCAGTGTCTCGTGGCCAAAGCGCTGGGATTGTCAG CTCTGTAGGTAGAACGCTGGAGGaatttaaaacatctgtaaatatAGCTGCTCACAAAAAGGTGACTTTTGAGCTCACATATGAGGAACTGATGAAACGCACACACGGCAAATATGAGCTGCAAATCCATGCCCGGCCCATGCAGCCTGTCAAAGACTTCAAG GTTGATGTGTATATTCACGAGAAGGCCGGCATCAGTTTTGTCGATGTGAAAGGAGGACTAAGCACCAAAGCCCTGGCTAATGCCATCACCAAAACCAAAGCAGATGAACAG GCATGGGTGCACTTCTATCCAACTGTGGACCAACAGAAAGTTTGTGATAGCTGTGGCGAGCATGGTCTGAATGGAGATCTGATTGTTGTTTATGATGTTAGCAGAGACTCTGGACTGGGAGAAATCAAG ACATCAGACGGGTACTTCATCCATCACTTTGCTCCAGCTAGTCTTCCCCGAATATCAAAAAATGTTGTCTTTGTTATTGATCAAAGTGGCTCAATGCGAGGCACAAAAATGGAACAG ACCCGGAGAGCATTAGTCCATATTTTAAATGACCTGGCAGAAGAAGACTTCTTTGGTCTTATTACTTTTGATAGCCAAATATTTCACTGGAAAAAAGAACTTGTTCAAGCCACCAGTGGAAATCTGCAGAAGGCCAAAACATTTGCTGAGACTATTCAGGCCAGAGGAG CTACAGACATTAATACCGCAGTGCTGAAGGGAGCAGAAATGCTGAATGCACATCCCAGAGAAGATTCAGCATCTATCCTTATTCTCCTCACAGATGGAGACCCAACCTCAG GAGAGACAAATATTGAGAGCATACAATCAAATGTAAGACGGGCCATTGCAGGCAAATTTCCTCTCTACTGCCTCGGTTTTGGGTTTGATGTCAATTTTGAGTTCCTTGAGAAAATGTCGCTGCAAAACAACGGTGTGGGAAGACGAATTTATGAAGACTCTGATGCTGATTTACAGCTGACG GGTTTCTACGAAGAGGTGGCCACTCCTCTGTTGACGGATGTGACAATGATCTATTTGGGAGGAACCAACTTGACCCAGACTAATTTCAGTCAGTATTATAATGGCTCTGAAATTGTTGTGGCTGGTCAGATCACCGACAACAACATTGAAACCTTCATTCCACAAGTTGTGGCAGTTTCA AGGAATGGAAAGATGACATTTTCTAAGACAAAGACCTCCACGGTGACCCCTACTGGAACAGTGTCTGAAGGCCTCCTCCAGAGGGTTTGGGCTTACCTCACAGTCAAACAGTTTCTGGAGAAAGAGTAA